From a single Candidatus Eremiobacteraceae bacterium genomic region:
- a CDS encoding site-specific DNA-methyltransferase — MDWIGKDAVIHHDQDVPFQLLDWLPGLAGNSSVGGNIVVRGDNLIALRSLLPYLAKRVKCIFIDPPYNTGTEKWIYNDAVNSPEIRRWLGQVVGPVGEDLTRHDKWLCMMYPRLRLLREFLSDDGVIFVTIDENEAGHLANLMDEIFLERNRIGILTWVRKKKGSHLSGTMRKMTDFVFAYAKEIQDTSLFGEPAYSDKLQPLVKRTNASKTLTFPANLIVARKNGSARGGLGDGKYAPGIRGEGGTAVEFLDELVIEGGIVTCAFRARANFVWTQEKLDEEITLGTKVTLSNEFGFNALRWNQAEKFKRPRTLLDEDANVDDSEVAREELLDVLGTKLGIGTNEDASRELSEILGVEQGQAFPYPKPVSLIHYLVRAATKTDPTAIVLDSFAGSGTTGHAVLKLNSEDGGTRRFVLVELEPHIFENVTVPRLRNVMSGYSTRSGQHVPGLGGSINCATLGERLLTEDGDLNSKVSREQLAQYVYYLETRRSITRPISSDEYLDTADGVAYYLCSPRPGSKGERLVLDLDSLGMLREEATSHVVYAEACHLDGRLLKSRGITFRQLPYDFLVNH, encoded by the coding sequence TTGGATTGGATTGGGAAAGACGCGGTCATCCATCACGACCAGGATGTGCCGTTCCAGCTCCTCGACTGGTTGCCTGGGTTGGCGGGTAATAGCTCTGTTGGAGGCAACATTGTCGTACGAGGGGACAATCTCATCGCACTGCGGTCTTTATTGCCCTATTTGGCGAAGCGCGTAAAGTGCATATTTATTGATCCGCCGTATAACACTGGAACCGAAAAGTGGATATACAATGATGCCGTCAACTCACCTGAGATCCGTCGTTGGTTGGGGCAGGTGGTCGGGCCGGTCGGCGAAGATCTTACAAGGCACGACAAGTGGCTTTGCATGATGTATCCGAGGTTGCGGCTGCTTCGTGAGTTTTTGAGCGATGACGGCGTGATCTTCGTAACCATTGACGAAAATGAGGCTGGTCATCTTGCAAACCTCATGGACGAAATCTTTCTCGAGCGCAATCGGATCGGAATTCTAACTTGGGTGCGTAAGAAAAAGGGAAGTCACCTTTCCGGCACGATGCGCAAGATGACAGACTTCGTTTTCGCCTACGCGAAGGAGATTCAAGATACGAGCCTTTTTGGGGAACCGGCATATTCTGACAAACTTCAACCGCTCGTAAAGCGTACGAACGCGAGCAAGACGTTGACGTTCCCGGCTAACCTGATCGTTGCGAGGAAGAATGGAAGCGCTCGCGGTGGCTTAGGCGACGGTAAGTATGCACCCGGCATTCGCGGCGAAGGCGGCACGGCAGTTGAGTTTCTAGACGAGCTCGTCATCGAGGGCGGGATCGTAACCTGCGCCTTTAGGGCGCGTGCAAATTTTGTCTGGACTCAAGAGAAACTAGACGAAGAGATTACACTAGGGACGAAGGTCACGCTCTCCAATGAGTTTGGGTTTAACGCGCTGCGCTGGAATCAGGCTGAGAAGTTCAAGAGACCAAGAACGTTGCTCGACGAAGATGCCAACGTAGATGATTCCGAAGTCGCTCGCGAGGAGCTCTTAGACGTGCTTGGGACAAAACTTGGCATTGGGACGAACGAAGACGCTTCGCGCGAACTTTCAGAAATACTCGGGGTAGAACAGGGGCAAGCATTCCCCTATCCCAAGCCAGTTAGCCTTATCCATTACCTTGTACGCGCAGCTACAAAGACCGATCCAACCGCTATCGTTTTGGACTCCTTCGCGGGAAGTGGCACGACCGGTCATGCTGTTTTGAAGCTCAACAGTGAAGACGGAGGAACTCGCCGGTTTGTACTCGTTGAGTTAGAACCTCACATTTTTGAGAACGTTACGGTACCACGGCTGCGTAATGTGATGAGTGGTTATAGCACGCGATCCGGCCAGCACGTACCAGGGTTGGGCGGGTCTATTAATTGCGCAACCTTGGGAGAGCGCCTCCTCACCGAGGATGGAGACCTCAACTCGAAAGTATCCCGGGAACAGTTAGCGCAGTACGTGTATTATCTCGAAACGAGAAGGTCGATAACGCGTCCGATTTCCTCGGATGAGTACTTAGACACCGCAGACGGCGTGGCGTACTATCTCTGCAGTCCTAGGCCTGGCTCCAAGGGAGAGCGACTCGTTCTTGATCTAGATTCACTCGGCATGCTGAGAGAAGAAGCGACCTCGCACGTCGTCTACGCTGAGGCGTGTCATCTTGATGGACGACTCCTCAAGAGTAGGGGTATAACCTTTCGACAGTTGCCATATGACTTTTTGGTCAATCACTGA